In Aerococcus loyolae, a genomic segment contains:
- a CDS encoding gamma-glutamyl-gamma-aminobutyrate hydrolase family protein, whose protein sequence is MRIDKVIGITGNDTLNDREWDEFSRDYTPHGYVDGVSRSGNLPIIIPIHSDLRRAEDYIQRIDGLIFTGGQDVHPLMYGEDPAPRLNDIYPKRDYWERALFEAALKYQVPILAVCRGFQLINILLGGTVYQDLSYYPVKDRPAIQHVQKHSRMIYPHHSVTIKEGSEMYRLLGNKDKAQVNSYHHQAIRDLAPKLEATAWAADGVIESYQFGDDNEKHPLLGVQWHPEIMIQNNEEMMPIFEWFSYF, encoded by the coding sequence ATGCGCATTGATAAAGTGATCGGAATCACAGGGAATGACACCCTCAATGACCGGGAATGGGATGAATTTTCCCGGGACTATACCCCCCACGGTTACGTCGACGGGGTCAGTCGGTCAGGAAACCTTCCCATCATCATTCCTATCCATAGCGACCTAAGACGCGCTGAAGACTATATCCAGCGAATTGACGGCTTGATATTTACCGGAGGTCAGGATGTTCACCCCTTGATGTATGGTGAAGACCCCGCTCCCCGCTTAAATGATATCTACCCGAAAAGAGACTACTGGGAAAGAGCCCTTTTTGAAGCTGCCCTTAAGTACCAAGTCCCTATCCTTGCCGTTTGTCGGGGCTTCCAACTGATTAACATTTTACTAGGGGGAACCGTTTACCAAGACCTCTCCTACTATCCTGTTAAAGACCGCCCAGCCATCCAGCACGTGCAAAAACATAGCCGGATGATTTACCCCCACCATTCAGTCACCATTAAGGAAGGCAGTGAAATGTACCGGCTCCTAGGTAACAAAGACAAAGCCCAAGTGAATTCCTACCACCACCAGGCCATCCGTGACCTCGCCCCTAAACTTGAAGCGACTGCCTGGGCCGCCGATGGGGTCATTGAATCTTATCAATTTGGTGATGACAATGAAAAGCACCCTCTCTTAGGTGTTCAATGGCATCCAGAAATAATGATCCAAAATAACGAAGAAATGATGCCCATCTTTGAATGGTTCTCATACTTCTAA
- a CDS encoding LURP-one-related/scramblase family protein produces the protein MRRLYIKQRIFKITDHYNIKDDQGQVCYRVDEDFKFFGHKVKVSDPQGQPLFEINRKLFKIFSEYQIKFVDGSQVTIKDRLSFFRRKVKISSPDYNLDLKGNFLDNNFALTLDGEKIGSINHKIFAIRDTFVLDVYDEDYEAVMVGLAIALDNMMDNEEAAD, from the coding sequence ATGCGCCGTTTATATATTAAACAGAGGATTTTTAAAATTACGGACCACTATAATATCAAAGACGATCAGGGCCAGGTCTGCTACCGGGTGGACGAAGACTTTAAGTTCTTTGGTCATAAAGTCAAAGTGTCTGATCCACAAGGCCAGCCGCTTTTTGAGATTAACCGGAAACTTTTCAAAATCTTTTCAGAATACCAGATTAAATTTGTTGATGGCAGTCAAGTGACCATTAAAGACCGGCTAAGTTTCTTTAGAAGAAAGGTAAAAATTTCTAGTCCTGACTATAATTTGGACTTGAAGGGGAATTTCCTAGATAACAATTTTGCGCTTACCCTTGATGGTGAGAAGATTGGTTCAATTAACCATAAGATTTTTGCTATTCGGGATACCTTTGTTCTTGATGTCTATGATGAAGATTATGAAGCGGTGATGGTGGGACTAGCTATTGCCCTTGACAATATGATGGATAACGAAGAAGCTGCTGATTAA
- a CDS encoding glycine cleavage system protein H: MEKVFTDNGLWLTQTADKQVIIGLSKAGQEEFGDISFINYLVDQDLVAGEAFVSIEAEKAVTDILAPLSGKVVGKNEKAEGTPTDLNSDKDNLNWLMAVEPSSTFDPTAFKSEETK; encoded by the coding sequence ATGGAAAAAGTATTTACTGATAACGGTTTATGGTTAACTCAAACAGCAGATAAGCAAGTCATCATTGGCCTTTCTAAGGCTGGCCAAGAAGAATTTGGTGATATTTCCTTTATTAATTATTTAGTCGACCAAGACTTGGTGGCTGGGGAAGCCTTTGTCTCTATTGAAGCGGAAAAGGCGGTAACCGATATCTTAGCGCCTTTGTCTGGTAAAGTCGTCGGAAAAAATGAAAAAGCTGAAGGGACTCCTACTGATTTAAATTCAGATAAAGATAATTTAAACTGGTTAATGGCTGTAGAACCTAGTTCAACCTTTGATCCGACTGCCTTTAAGTCAGAAGAGACCAAGTAA
- a CDS encoding Spx/MgsR family RNA polymerase-binding regulatory protein, whose protein sequence is MISLYGLKQCSTSRRVEKAFNEAGVDYQFYDIREQVPSKEDIKRALESSDRPKQVFNTSGSAYREKNLKDKIDDLSQEEIVDLLASDGMLIKRPLVTDKEVATTGAKEDTVAYWIEKEGK, encoded by the coding sequence TTGATCAGTTTATATGGCCTTAAGCAGTGTTCTACCTCACGGCGAGTGGAAAAAGCCTTTAACGAGGCTGGGGTTGACTATCAGTTTTACGATATCCGCGAACAAGTGCCTAGTAAGGAAGATATAAAACGGGCCCTAGAGAGCAGTGATCGACCCAAGCAAGTCTTTAACACGTCGGGCTCGGCTTACCGAGAAAAGAACTTAAAGGATAAAATTGATGATTTATCCCAAGAAGAAATTGTTGATCTATTAGCTAGTGATGGGATGTTAATTAAACGTCCCTTAGTGACAGACAAGGAAGTAGCCACTACAGGGGCTAAAGAAGATACTGTGGCTTACTGGATAGAAAAAGAAGGGAAGTAA
- a CDS encoding FtsW/RodA/SpoVE family cell cycle protein → MARSRSQRLKKVSQAKSINPTIIALLLALMAMSVAVIFATTYLQFGGGSLKPTLMQIFWYVVSFIAIVFVMQIDKKTFYRFVPVLYGFGIFLLILVLFFYDRQQYTLFGAKSWFTIGTLSFQPSEIMKFFYILMMSRLVSEYNQRTEALNYDALPVSKQLKWDFKFIGRMILWTAVPVVLILLQNDFGTTLVFMMIFSGMIFASGVNWRIILTIALIIGAIFAGLLFLVIYNRDLLYHLGFQDYQFARIDSWLAPFENTRRESYQLSQSIKAIGSGQWLGKGFGNFEVYVPVRESDMIFSTIGENFGFIGSSLLILLYFLLILTMIAIAYESYDSFYIAGTAGIVSMILFHIVENIGMSIGLLPLTGIPLPFISQGGSALLTNMLCMGFVLSIQYNQNRSEAEIQQHWLNRLLRKLSGGDRLDQFIWP, encoded by the coding sequence ATGGCACGTTCAAGAAGCCAACGTTTAAAAAAAGTTAGCCAAGCAAAATCCATTAATCCCACCATTATCGCGCTTTTATTAGCACTGATGGCCATGAGTGTCGCGGTGATTTTCGCTACCACTTATTTACAATTTGGGGGCGGCTCATTAAAGCCCACTCTGATGCAAATCTTTTGGTATGTGGTCAGTTTTATTGCCATTGTCTTTGTCATGCAGATTGACAAGAAGACCTTTTATCGATTTGTTCCTGTCCTGTATGGTTTTGGGATCTTTCTCTTGATTTTGGTCCTGTTTTTCTATGACCGCCAACAATATACCTTGTTTGGGGCTAAATCCTGGTTCACCATCGGGACCTTGTCCTTCCAACCGTCGGAAATTATGAAGTTCTTTTATATCTTAATGATGTCCCGTTTGGTCAGTGAATATAATCAAAGAACCGAAGCTTTGAATTATGACGCTCTGCCGGTGTCTAAACAGTTGAAATGGGACTTTAAATTTATTGGCCGCATGATTTTATGGACTGCGGTGCCGGTGGTATTGATTCTCTTACAGAATGACTTTGGAACGACCCTGGTATTTATGATGATCTTTTCGGGTATGATTTTTGCTTCGGGGGTTAACTGGCGAATTATTCTGACCATTGCTTTAATTATTGGTGCCATCTTTGCTGGCTTACTCTTTTTGGTGATTTACAACCGTGACTTACTTTATCACTTAGGTTTTCAAGATTATCAATTTGCCCGGATTGATTCCTGGTTGGCTCCCTTTGAAAATACGCGGCGGGAGTCCTACCAACTGAGTCAAAGTATCAAGGCCATTGGTTCCGGTCAATGGCTGGGTAAGGGCTTTGGTAATTTCGAAGTATATGTCCCTGTCAGAGAGTCGGACATGATTTTTTCTACGATAGGTGAAAATTTTGGCTTTATTGGCAGCAGTCTTTTGATCCTGCTTTATTTCTTATTGATCTTAACCATGATTGCCATTGCCTATGAATCCTACGATTCCTTCTATATCGCAGGTACTGCCGGGATTGTTTCTATGATCCTCTTCCATATTGTAGAAAACATTGGCATGTCCATTGGTCTCTTACCTTTGACAGGGATTCCCTTACCCTTTATTTCGCAGGGGGGATCGGCCTTATTAACTAATATGCTCTGTATGGGCTTTGTCTTGTCCATCCAGTACAATCAAAACCGTAGTGAAGCAGAAATTCAACAACATTGGCTCAATCGCCTATTGCGCAAATTAAGTGGAGGTGACCGTCTTGATCAGTTTATATGGCCTTAA
- a CDS encoding YihY/virulence factor BrkB family protein → MKKIKEVLVPIASQSVHDASIGSSAAELAYYALLAIFPMLLLVANIIPLLPFDSAQAVEWITAILPNEIEPLLIPTLESYLDSTSAGSLSINTILVIWSSSAGFSALQRVLNRVYGNPDHKNAVITRIASFLIAFLLVLSVGVFSLFFVFGETLLRVINNFVPLPLGFVELLLGLKWPVLLISVFILMLFIYIVVPNQPMTLKYALPGSVTAAVMVLLISSLFGVYVQFAGGSSVQNGTIGVFIALMLYLYLNGMALIVGALVNTIYYRYKHADTYLDQRIKYEVNLSPDFPHLNDKEIAYSPLKRASKAIQAEALQKND, encoded by the coding sequence GTGAAGAAAATCAAAGAAGTCTTAGTGCCGATCGCCAGTCAGAGCGTCCATGATGCCAGTATTGGTAGTTCAGCAGCCGAACTGGCTTATTATGCCTTGTTGGCAATTTTTCCTATGCTACTCTTAGTGGCCAATATTATTCCTTTACTCCCCTTTGATTCAGCCCAGGCAGTAGAGTGGATTACTGCCATTCTCCCTAATGAAATTGAGCCTCTGTTGATTCCTACTTTGGAATCGTATTTAGATTCCACTAGTGCCGGGAGTCTTTCAATTAATACCATCTTAGTAATTTGGTCATCCTCGGCTGGTTTCTCCGCCTTACAGCGGGTCTTAAACCGGGTCTACGGCAATCCGGACCACAAGAATGCGGTAATTACTCGGATCGCTTCTTTCTTGATTGCCTTTCTCTTAGTCCTTAGTGTAGGCGTATTCTCGCTCTTTTTTGTCTTTGGTGAGACCCTTCTGCGGGTGATTAATAATTTTGTTCCTTTGCCTCTAGGTTTCGTGGAGTTATTACTGGGCTTAAAATGGCCTGTCCTTTTGATTTCGGTCTTTATCTTAATGTTATTTATCTATATCGTCGTTCCTAACCAACCGATGACCTTGAAATATGCCTTACCCGGTTCGGTGACCGCTGCTGTAATGGTTCTCTTAATTTCCAGCTTGTTTGGCGTCTATGTCCAGTTTGCCGGAGGTTCCTCGGTTCAAAATGGGACCATTGGCGTTTTCATTGCCTTAATGCTTTATTTATATTTAAATGGGATGGCCCTCATTGTGGGAGCCTTGGTCAATACCATTTATTATCGCTATAAACATGCGGATACCTATCTTGATCAACGCATTAAGTATGAGGTCAACCTATCTCCAGATTTCCCCCATTTAAATGATAAAGAAATCGCCTATAGTCCCTTAAAACGGGCCTCCAAGGCAATCCAAGCGGAAGCTTTACAGAAGAATGACTAA
- a CDS encoding ribokinase — translation MSKVIVVGSINIDMTMVTDRLPRIGETILGDTVNYFMGGKGANQAVAAARLNSDVRMVGSVGDDSFGDKALKHLKKEGVVTDHIKVEKNIFTGMAAIFSVQADNSIVVLPGANGLVEVGEDFADLVEEGDIVLAQLEVPLATVKQAFSMAREKGAKTILNPAPFDPGINEFIDLADIVTPNETEFAGMLGRDIEDSEIEAAMLEWSQAHDALLIVTRGSQGISYVHEGQVLSIPTIEADVKDTTGAGDTMNGAFAALMAQGTSLEEALRLSSIAATLSTTKVGAQTAMPYPKDLENYRKP, via the coding sequence ATGAGTAAAGTAATTGTTGTTGGTAGCATTAATATCGATATGACCATGGTCACTGATCGCTTGCCTCGGATTGGTGAAACCATTCTTGGTGATACCGTGAATTATTTCATGGGCGGCAAGGGAGCTAATCAAGCGGTTGCGGCTGCTCGTTTAAATAGTGATGTGCGGATGGTGGGTAGCGTTGGTGACGACTCTTTTGGAGACAAAGCCCTCAAACACCTCAAAAAGGAAGGAGTAGTCACTGACCATATTAAAGTAGAGAAAAATATTTTTACTGGGATGGCGGCTATTTTTTCAGTTCAAGCCGACAATTCCATTGTGGTTTTGCCAGGAGCGAATGGCTTAGTTGAAGTTGGCGAAGACTTTGCTGATTTGGTTGAGGAAGGCGACATTGTCCTGGCCCAATTAGAAGTTCCCCTAGCTACGGTAAAGCAAGCCTTCTCAATGGCACGAGAAAAAGGGGCAAAGACTATCTTAAACCCAGCACCTTTTGACCCAGGGATTAATGAGTTTATTGACCTGGCTGATATTGTCACTCCAAACGAAACTGAATTTGCCGGAATGTTGGGCCGTGACATTGAAGACTCGGAAATCGAGGCAGCTATGTTAGAGTGGAGCCAAGCCCACGATGCCTTGTTGATTGTTACTCGGGGTTCGCAAGGAATTTCCTATGTCCATGAGGGCCAAGTGCTTTCGATCCCAACGATTGAAGCGGATGTCAAAGATACGACTGGGGCAGGGGACACCATGAATGGCGCCTTCGCTGCTTTAATGGCTCAAGGTACTTCTCTGGAAGAGGCCCTGCGTCTGTCTTCGATTGCTGCAACCCTATCTACCACCAAGGTTGGTGCTCAAACCGCCATGCCTTATCCAAAAGACCTAGAGAACTACCGTAAGCCCTAA
- a CDS encoding VanZ family protein has protein sequence MTLKQIRNLAFIALILLLVLTFPSSSTSYQDQSLIPLLNSVLANHPAESLFRGLSFTYAGEEISIQARGYFAFIEFFIRKGAHFVLFGSLASLAYLSLLIDVKSLPVRATLATLLTFGYAAFDELRQIFTPNRTGLLADVYLDTCGALCFILLTILVFGWLRKRGWIKGNPFPKST, from the coding sequence GTGACCTTAAAACAAATTCGAAACCTTGCCTTTATTGCTTTAATTCTCTTACTCGTCTTGACCTTTCCCAGTTCATCTACCTCTTACCAAGACCAGAGTCTGATCCCGCTTTTGAATTCGGTCCTAGCCAATCACCCAGCTGAAAGCTTATTCCGGGGGCTTTCTTTTACCTATGCCGGAGAGGAAATTTCTATCCAAGCCCGGGGCTATTTCGCTTTCATTGAGTTCTTTATCCGCAAGGGGGCTCATTTTGTCCTCTTTGGTAGTTTGGCTAGTCTCGCCTACCTCTCTTTATTAATTGATGTTAAAAGCTTGCCAGTCCGCGCTACTTTAGCGACCTTATTAACTTTTGGCTATGCGGCTTTTGACGAATTACGGCAGATATTTACCCCCAATCGTACCGGACTCCTGGCTGATGTTTACTTGGATACTTGTGGAGCGCTTTGTTTTATTTTGCTGACCATCTTGGTCTTTGGGTGGCTGAGAAAAAGGGGTTGGATAAAAGGAAATCCATTTCCTAAGTCGACCTGA
- a CDS encoding Cof-type HAD-IIB family hydrolase translates to MTQAQIKLVISDIDGTILDSNHQVDDQLKDQIKALKKQGITFVLASARSPRGMYGLARELELDQNPIATYNGALIVPSDPEKLDQALVNHVIDPNEAGKLIDILQNQFPTVSINPYAGADWYANAKSPWTDEEVAITQDSPIIKDPQALLEEGIGINKFLLIDQPNQISRLETYLKSLNFQYCDFYLSKDNYLEVTAKGVSKENALGEIAELYQVPMENCLAIGDNFNDIPMLKLAGLGIAMANAPEEVQAAADEITSSNDDHGVSQALSQWVL, encoded by the coding sequence ATGACACAAGCTCAGATTAAACTGGTAATCAGTGACATTGATGGAACCATTCTCGATTCTAACCACCAGGTCGATGACCAATTGAAGGACCAGATAAAAGCTCTCAAAAAACAGGGGATTACCTTTGTCCTAGCTTCTGCCCGCTCACCCCGGGGCATGTATGGCTTAGCCAGGGAATTAGAACTTGATCAGAACCCGATTGCTACCTATAATGGGGCCTTGATTGTACCTAGCGATCCGGAAAAACTTGACCAAGCCCTGGTTAACCATGTGATCGATCCCAATGAAGCCGGAAAACTGATTGACATCCTCCAAAACCAATTTCCTACGGTTTCTATCAACCCTTATGCCGGAGCAGACTGGTACGCTAATGCTAAGAGCCCTTGGACGGATGAAGAAGTCGCCATTACCCAGGATAGCCCGATTATTAAAGACCCTCAGGCTTTACTTGAAGAGGGGATTGGAATTAATAAATTTCTCCTCATTGATCAACCCAACCAAATCAGTCGCTTAGAAACTTATCTTAAATCACTGAACTTTCAGTATTGTGACTTCTACCTCTCTAAGGACAATTACTTAGAAGTGACCGCTAAGGGTGTTTCCAAGGAAAATGCCTTAGGCGAAATCGCTGAACTCTATCAAGTGCCCATGGAAAACTGTCTAGCTATAGGAGATAATTTTAATGATATCCCTATGCTTAAGTTAGCAGGGCTGGGAATAGCTATGGCTAACGCGCCTGAGGAAGTTCAAGCGGCGGCCGATGAAATCACTAGTTCAAACGATGACCATGGAGTGAGCCAAGCCCTCAGTCAATGGGTACTATAG
- a CDS encoding DeoR/GlpR family DNA-binding transcription regulator — protein MYQEERLRLIMKELKDKGRLTAKEMTAALGVSRDTVRRDFNLLEDQGLAHRTHGGLILPKQVPVIAPYQSRSKQSTQAKRAIAQVAQKFLQRGGFYFFDVSTVVSQLAQISEGPITVYSHSLDNALIFTEKERVDFNLLGGKYYPKNRFFANLDTLKQLDQLYFDVAFIGAAGLKDGKISYDDQADSQLKEVVIKNSQTIVLLAEAEKFQQSGHYQAGSLEEIDYLITSQAPEVIKKIDGLEVIETDRKEEDHDTSSD, from the coding sequence ATGTACCAAGAGGAACGTTTAAGACTAATCATGAAGGAATTAAAAGACAAGGGGCGTTTAACGGCTAAGGAAATGACGGCAGCTTTGGGTGTTTCAAGAGATACGGTCCGCCGGGATTTTAATTTACTGGAAGATCAAGGACTCGCCCACCGTACCCATGGGGGCTTAATATTGCCCAAGCAAGTGCCAGTCATTGCTCCTTACCAGAGTCGTTCTAAGCAATCGACCCAAGCTAAACGGGCCATTGCTCAAGTCGCACAAAAATTTCTCCAAAGGGGGGGCTTTTACTTTTTCGATGTCTCGACCGTGGTTAGCCAACTGGCCCAAATAAGTGAAGGACCTATAACGGTATATTCTCATTCTTTAGATAATGCCTTGATTTTTACTGAGAAGGAAAGGGTAGACTTTAACCTCTTAGGAGGAAAGTACTATCCAAAGAACCGTTTCTTTGCTAACTTAGATACCCTCAAGCAGCTTGACCAGCTTTATTTTGATGTAGCCTTTATCGGCGCTGCGGGTTTAAAGGATGGGAAAATCTCCTATGACGACCAGGCCGACAGCCAGCTTAAGGAAGTGGTAATCAAAAATTCGCAAACCATAGTTCTTTTAGCCGAAGCGGAGAAGTTCCAACAAAGCGGCCACTACCAAGCGGGGAGCCTGGAAGAAATTGATTATCTCATCACTAGCCAAGCCCCTGAAGTGATTAAAAAGATTGATGGATTGGAAGTTATTGAAACCGACAGAAAGGAAGAAGATCATGACACAAGCTCAGATTAA
- a CDS encoding M1 family metallopeptidase has protein sequence MTENQRLLDQFVPDHYDIFLDISRQDKRFIGTTTVKGQALGQDIVLNQKYLTTEKVTVDGELASFSQDDQAETLTIANDKEGQVEVAVTYHANLTDSMMGIYPSYYEVDGEEKQLVGTQFETTFARQAFPCVDEPAAKATFTLAIKFDEQEGESIIANQPEVKCEDGVHYFEETVRMSSYLIAFVFGDLQKKITHTKSGVEIGVFATRAHAAKELDFALDISKRSIEFFEEFYDTPYPLEHSYQVGLPDFSAGAMENWGLVTYREAYLLIDPDNASLPTKQLVATVIAHELAHQWFGNLVTMNWWDDLWLNESFANMMEYVAIDALEPEWKVWELFQTSDVPAALERDATDGVQSVHVMVNDPAEIDSIFDSAIVYAKGARLLVMVRSLLGDDDLRKGLKAYFEKHQYGNAEGQDLWDALSQASGLDIGAIMDSWLEQPGYPVVSAKLVDGDLVLSQEQFFIGQGEDQGRLWQIPLQANNDQVPEIMTESEVTISNFQKGDQALRLNVGNNSHFIVDYDEELLNDIIDELDQLTAIDQLQVLQDLNLLAKGGRLSYAKLIPLLDKLAKAESAIVHEKIAAILSVLKDFARPNSDEEAAIKEYIRSLYHDQVEKLGVEAWVGESLEAELSRPTILSASLYAEDKMVIEGLHELYLNSGGRENKENLPADRRALLLKNEVVNYGSDDLYQDYLTAYQKSANPSLKADLRQALTASKDEAFLDQIVGHFQEANVIKPQDLRAWYRGVLANPVGEEKAWNWLRNNWDWLEAKVGGDMEFATYITVTAAIFNTQERLEEFKDFFEEKVDVPGLGREIRMDIKVIEGRVDFIEKEKNAVLSSIKTANNK, from the coding sequence ATGACAGAAAATCAACGTCTACTCGACCAGTTTGTGCCTGACCATTATGACATCTTCTTGGACATTAGTCGCCAAGATAAGCGTTTTATTGGGACTACCACCGTCAAGGGCCAAGCTCTGGGTCAAGACATTGTTTTAAACCAAAAATATTTAACCACGGAAAAAGTCACTGTGGATGGCGAATTAGCTTCTTTCTCACAAGATGACCAAGCGGAAACCTTAACCATTGCTAATGATAAGGAAGGTCAAGTGGAAGTCGCAGTGACTTACCATGCAAACTTGACCGACTCCATGATGGGGATTTACCCTTCTTATTATGAAGTGGATGGTGAAGAAAAGCAGTTGGTCGGCACGCAGTTTGAGACTACGTTTGCCCGCCAAGCCTTTCCTTGTGTGGATGAACCTGCTGCTAAGGCCACTTTCACCTTAGCTATTAAATTTGACGAACAAGAAGGCGAAAGCATTATCGCCAACCAACCTGAGGTCAAATGCGAAGACGGCGTTCACTACTTCGAAGAAACCGTGCGCATGTCTAGCTACCTGATTGCCTTTGTCTTCGGCGACCTGCAAAAGAAGATCACCCATACCAAGTCTGGGGTTGAAATCGGCGTCTTTGCGACTAGGGCTCACGCGGCTAAGGAACTTGACTTTGCCTTAGATATCAGTAAACGCTCGATCGAATTCTTCGAAGAATTCTACGACACCCCCTACCCGCTGGAACATTCCTACCAAGTGGGTCTTCCTGACTTTTCTGCCGGAGCCATGGAAAACTGGGGGCTAGTAACCTACCGGGAAGCTTATCTATTGATCGACCCAGATAACGCCTCCCTACCAACCAAACAATTGGTGGCTACCGTGATCGCCCACGAACTCGCCCACCAATGGTTCGGTAACTTAGTCACCATGAACTGGTGGGACGACTTATGGTTGAATGAATCCTTTGCCAACATGATGGAATATGTGGCTATCGATGCCCTTGAACCAGAGTGGAAGGTCTGGGAACTCTTCCAAACCTCTGATGTCCCAGCCGCTTTGGAACGTGATGCAACGGATGGCGTCCAATCAGTCCACGTTATGGTGAATGACCCAGCAGAAATCGACTCCATCTTCGACTCTGCCATTGTCTACGCTAAAGGAGCCCGTCTCTTAGTGATGGTGCGTTCCTTATTAGGTGACGACGACCTCCGTAAAGGGCTAAAAGCTTACTTTGAAAAACACCAATACGGCAACGCTGAAGGTCAAGACCTCTGGGACGCCCTTTCTCAAGCTTCCGGCTTAGATATTGGGGCCATCATGGATTCTTGGTTAGAACAACCTGGCTATCCAGTGGTATCAGCTAAGTTAGTGGATGGCGATTTAGTCTTAAGCCAAGAACAATTCTTTATCGGTCAAGGCGAAGACCAAGGACGCCTCTGGCAAATTCCACTCCAAGCGAATAACGACCAAGTGCCAGAAATCATGACCGAGTCAGAAGTGACGATTTCAAACTTCCAAAAAGGCGACCAAGCCTTAAGACTCAATGTCGGAAATAACTCTCACTTTATCGTTGATTACGATGAAGAACTCTTAAATGACATCATTGATGAATTGGACCAATTAACCGCTATCGACCAACTCCAAGTCTTACAAGACTTGAACCTATTAGCCAAAGGTGGTCGTTTATCCTACGCTAAGCTTATTCCTTTACTGGACAAATTAGCTAAAGCTGAATCAGCCATTGTCCATGAAAAAATTGCCGCAATCTTATCGGTATTGAAAGACTTTGCCCGTCCAAATAGTGACGAAGAAGCAGCTATTAAGGAATATATCCGCTCACTCTACCATGACCAAGTTGAAAAGCTAGGCGTAGAAGCTTGGGTAGGCGAAAGTCTGGAAGCCGAACTCAGTCGTCCAACGATTTTGTCTGCCTCTCTCTATGCTGAAGACAAGATGGTTATTGAGGGCCTCCATGAACTTTACTTAAACTCTGGTGGTAGAGAAAACAAGGAAAACCTACCCGCTGACCGCCGTGCCCTGCTCTTGAAGAATGAAGTGGTTAACTATGGTAGTGATGACCTTTACCAAGACTACCTCACTGCCTACCAAAAATCAGCTAACCCAAGTCTCAAGGCTGACCTCCGTCAAGCCCTAACCGCTTCTAAGGATGAAGCCTTCTTAGACCAAATTGTGGGTCACTTCCAAGAAGCTAATGTGATCAAGCCTCAAGACTTACGGGCTTGGTACCGTGGAGTTCTCGCTAACCCAGTTGGGGAAGAAAAAGCTTGGAACTGGCTACGAAATAATTGGGACTGGCTAGAAGCCAAAGTCGGCGGTGATATGGAATTTGCGACTTATATCACAGTCACTGCAGCTATCTTTAATACCCAAGAACGCCTTGAAGAATTTAAGGACTTCTTTGAAGAAAAAGTCGATGTCCCTGGACTAGGCCGTGAAATCCGCATGGACATCAAGGTTATCGAAGGCCGGGTCGACTTTATCGAAAAAGAAAAGAATGCTGTCCTAAGCTCTATCAAAACCGCTAACAATAAATAA